A single genomic interval of Amycolatopsis albispora harbors:
- a CDS encoding acylphosphatase, which translates to MSEEQQAVRLTAWVHGQVQGVGFRWWTRSRALELGLTGSAANLADGRVEVVAEGRRDHCERLLAALRSGDSPGRVDTVVERWSTPRGGLSGFVER; encoded by the coding sequence GTGAGCGAGGAACAGCAGGCGGTGCGCCTCACGGCGTGGGTGCACGGGCAGGTACAGGGTGTCGGTTTCCGCTGGTGGACGCGCAGCCGCGCGCTGGAGCTCGGCTTGACCGGGAGCGCCGCGAACCTGGCCGACGGTCGTGTCGAGGTGGTAGCGGAGGGTAGGCGGGACCACTGTGAGCGGCTGCTGGCCGCGCTGCGGTCCGGTGACTCACCCGGTCGGGTGGACACGGTGGTGGAGCGCTGGAGCACTCCGCGTGGTGGGCTGAGCGGCTTCGTGGAGCGCTGA
- a CDS encoding response regulator gives MQTTQGTVLVVDDEPQIVRALRINLSARGYKVITAHDGSAALRAVAETKPDVVVLDLGLPDMDGNEVIAGLRGWTTVPIIVLSARGDSADKVGALDAGADDYVTKPFGMDELLARLRAAVRRSAVTGGEDGSAVVETDAFTIDLAAKKVLRDGAEVHLTKTEWGVLELLVRNRGRLVAQKQLLHEVWGPSYDTESHYLRVYLAQLRRKLEPEPSRPRHLLTEPGMGYRFEP, from the coding sequence GTGCAGACCACACAGGGCACGGTGCTGGTGGTGGACGACGAGCCGCAGATCGTGCGGGCGCTGCGGATCAACCTGTCCGCGCGCGGGTACAAGGTGATCACCGCGCACGACGGCTCGGCGGCGCTGCGCGCGGTCGCCGAGACCAAGCCGGACGTGGTGGTGCTCGACCTGGGGTTGCCGGACATGGACGGCAACGAGGTGATCGCGGGCCTGCGCGGCTGGACCACGGTGCCGATCATCGTGCTGTCCGCCCGCGGCGACTCGGCCGACAAGGTGGGCGCGCTCGACGCGGGCGCGGACGACTACGTGACCAAGCCGTTCGGCATGGACGAGCTGCTGGCGCGGTTGCGCGCGGCGGTCCGGCGCTCGGCGGTGACCGGGGGCGAGGACGGCAGCGCGGTGGTGGAGACCGACGCGTTCACCATCGACCTGGCGGCGAAGAAGGTGCTCCGGGACGGGGCCGAGGTGCACCTGACGAAGACCGAATGGGGTGTGCTGGAGCTGCTGGTCCGCAACCGGGGGCGGCTGGTGGCGCAGAAGCAACTGCTGCACGAGGTGTGGGGGCCTTCGTACGACACGGAGTCGCACTACCTGCGGGTGTACCTGGCGCAGCTGAGGCGGAAACTGGAGCCGGAGCCTTCACGGCCGCGGCACCTGCTGACCGAGCCCGGCATGGGCTACCGCTTCGAACCCTGA
- a CDS encoding sensor histidine kinase has translation MEPETESPPRRGELRIYLGAAPGVGKTFAMLGEARRRLERGTDVVIGLVETHGRKKTAELLDGLEVVPRRTSEHRGREFTEMDVDGLLARKPEVAVVDELAHTNVPGSRNEKRWQDVEELLEAGIDVLSTVNVQHLQSLNDVVQRITGATQQETVPDEVVRRAEQLELVDITPEALRRRLAHGNVYPADRIDAALGNYFRPGNLTALRELALLWVADQVDVALQRYRAEQKITDTWEARERVVVSITGGPESETLIRRGSRIANRAGAELLVLHILRGDGLTGLGPTAVGRYRKLADELGATFHTVVGDDVPSALLDFARGVNATQLVVGTSRRSRVARLFDEGIGATVVQRSGPIDVHMVTHDEAGGRLRARLNRSPLTPSRRLWGWLLSLAAPGVATALGLLLSEQVDFSTDVVGFVLATVVVALVGGLGPALVAAAFSAGLLNWFFTEPRYQLTVQEPRNVITLVAMIVVAILVAAVVDSAARRATQAARARTEAQLLASYARTVLTHAQPVDRLLEKVRENFGLTSVALVEKKSGSWRRVAQTGLDPCTKPDDADVDIPITGDVHLVLRGRALPAHDRGVLEAAAGQALLALRQQRMAATADEAQRKAEATELRTALLSAVGHDLRTPLTSIKAAVGSLRAADIQLSEEDTGELLEAIELSADRLAGLVDNLLGSSRLATGAVRPHLRAVGYDEVVALALSTVDGAAAVRAEVADDVPWVEADPGLLERVVANVVDNALRHGSPPVSVRASAHASYVELRIVDHGRGLKKGAAESAFAPFQRLGDRSSAPGVGLGLSVAKGFTEAMGGTIRAEDTPGGGLTVVVSLPKWTGNGET, from the coding sequence GTGGAGCCGGAAACCGAATCGCCGCCGCGCCGGGGTGAGCTGCGCATCTACCTCGGCGCGGCGCCCGGCGTGGGCAAGACCTTCGCCATGCTCGGCGAGGCGCGGCGGCGGCTGGAGCGGGGCACCGACGTGGTGATCGGGCTGGTCGAGACCCACGGCCGCAAGAAGACCGCCGAGCTGCTCGACGGGCTCGAGGTGGTGCCGCGGCGGACCAGCGAGCACCGCGGGCGCGAGTTCACCGAGATGGACGTCGACGGGCTGCTGGCGCGCAAGCCGGAGGTCGCCGTGGTCGACGAGCTGGCGCACACGAACGTGCCCGGCTCGCGGAACGAGAAGCGGTGGCAGGACGTCGAGGAGCTGCTCGAGGCCGGGATCGACGTGCTGTCCACGGTCAACGTCCAGCACCTGCAGAGCCTCAACGACGTGGTGCAGCGCATCACCGGCGCCACCCAGCAGGAAACCGTGCCGGACGAGGTGGTGCGCCGCGCCGAGCAGCTCGAACTGGTGGACATCACGCCGGAGGCGCTGCGGCGGCGGCTCGCGCACGGCAACGTCTACCCGGCCGACCGCATCGACGCCGCGCTGGGCAACTACTTCCGGCCGGGCAACCTCACCGCGCTGCGGGAGCTGGCCCTGCTGTGGGTGGCCGACCAGGTGGACGTCGCGCTGCAGCGCTACCGCGCCGAGCAGAAGATCACCGACACCTGGGAGGCCAGGGAACGCGTGGTCGTCTCGATCACCGGCGGGCCGGAGAGCGAGACGCTGATCCGGCGCGGCAGCCGGATCGCCAACCGCGCCGGCGCCGAGCTGCTGGTGCTGCACATCCTGCGCGGGGACGGGCTCACCGGGCTCGGGCCCACCGCGGTCGGGCGGTACCGCAAGCTCGCCGACGAACTCGGCGCCACCTTCCACACCGTCGTCGGCGACGACGTGCCCAGCGCGCTGCTCGACTTCGCCCGCGGGGTGAACGCGACCCAGCTGGTGGTCGGCACGTCGCGGCGGTCGCGGGTGGCGCGGCTGTTCGACGAGGGCATCGGCGCGACCGTGGTGCAGCGCTCCGGGCCGATCGACGTGCACATGGTCACCCACGACGAGGCGGGCGGGCGGCTGCGGGCGCGGCTGAACCGGAGCCCGCTGACGCCGTCGCGGCGGCTGTGGGGCTGGCTGCTCTCCCTGGCCGCGCCCGGTGTGGCCACCGCGCTCGGGCTGCTGCTGAGCGAGCAGGTCGACTTCTCCACCGACGTGGTCGGGTTCGTGCTGGCGACCGTGGTGGTGGCGCTGGTCGGCGGGCTCGGTCCGGCGCTGGTCGCGGCGGCGTTCTCCGCCGGGCTGCTGAACTGGTTCTTCACCGAACCGCGGTACCAGCTGACCGTGCAGGAACCGCGGAACGTGATCACGCTGGTGGCGATGATCGTGGTGGCGATACTGGTGGCGGCGGTGGTCGACTCGGCGGCGCGGCGGGCCACGCAGGCGGCGCGGGCACGCACTGAGGCCCAGCTGCTGGCGTCGTACGCGCGCACGGTGCTGACGCACGCCCAGCCGGTCGACCGGCTGCTGGAGAAGGTGCGGGAGAACTTCGGGCTCACTTCGGTGGCGCTGGTGGAGAAGAAGTCGGGGTCGTGGCGGCGGGTGGCGCAGACCGGGCTGGACCCGTGCACCAAGCCGGACGACGCGGACGTGGACATCCCGATCACCGGCGACGTGCACCTGGTGCTGCGCGGGCGGGCGCTGCCAGCGCACGACCGCGGGGTGCTGGAGGCGGCGGCCGGGCAGGCGCTGCTCGCCCTGCGCCAGCAGCGCATGGCGGCCACCGCGGACGAGGCGCAGCGCAAGGCCGAGGCCACCGAGCTGCGCACCGCGCTGCTGTCCGCCGTCGGGCACGACCTGCGCACCCCGCTGACCTCGATCAAGGCGGCGGTGGGCAGCCTGCGTGCCGCCGACATCCAACTGTCCGAAGAGGACACCGGGGAGCTGCTGGAGGCGATCGAGCTGTCCGCCGACCGGCTCGCCGGGCTGGTGGACAACCTGCTCGGCTCCTCGCGGCTGGCCACCGGGGCGGTGCGGCCGCACCTGCGCGCGGTCGGCTACGACGAGGTGGTCGCGCTCGCGTTGTCCACTGTGGATGGTGCGGCGGCGGTCCGCGCCGAGGTGGCCGACGACGTGCCGTGGGTGGAGGCCGATCCCGGGCTGCTGGAGCGGGTGGTGGCGAACGTGGTGGACAACGCGCTGCGGCACGGTTCGCCGCCGGTCTCGGTACGGGCCAGCGCGCACGCGTCCTATGTGGAGCTCCGCATCGTGGATCACGGGCGGGGGTTGAAGAAGGGGGCAGCCGAGTCGGCGTTCGCGCCGTTCCAGCGGCTCGGTGACCGCAGCTCGGCGCCGGGGGTCGGGCTGGGGCTGTCCGTGGCGAAGGGGTTCACCGAGGCGATGGGCGGCACGATCAGGGCGGAGGACACCCCCGGCGGTGGGCTGACCGTGGTGGTGTCGCTGCCGAAGTGGACGGGGAATGGAGAAACATGA
- a CDS encoding potassium-transporting ATPase subunit C — MKNLFNQAAAGLRVLLVMTVLLGVAYPLGVWAVSRVPGLQANAEGSIVTRDGQAVGSELIGVDPVAADPAADPWFHTRPSANGDPSVSGGSNKSGFNEDLLAQVTERRAAIAAREGVAEAAVPPDAVTASASGVDPTISVAYAELQVPRVARNTGVAPDRVAELVREHTGGVIPGVNVLQLNLAVQQVTGR, encoded by the coding sequence GTGAAGAACCTGTTCAACCAGGCGGCCGCCGGGCTGCGCGTGCTGCTGGTGATGACCGTGCTGCTCGGCGTGGCCTATCCGCTCGGCGTGTGGGCGGTGTCCCGCGTGCCGGGGCTCCAGGCCAACGCCGAGGGCTCGATCGTCACACGGGACGGCCAGGCGGTCGGGTCGGAGCTGATCGGGGTGGACCCGGTGGCCGCCGACCCGGCTGCCGACCCGTGGTTCCACACCCGGCCGTCGGCGAACGGTGACCCGTCGGTCTCGGGAGGGTCCAACAAGTCCGGGTTCAACGAGGACCTGCTCGCCCAGGTCACCGAGCGCCGGGCGGCGATCGCGGCCAGGGAGGGCGTCGCCGAGGCGGCCGTGCCCCCGGACGCGGTGACCGCCTCGGCGTCCGGCGTGGACCCGACGATCAGCGTGGCCTACGCCGAACTGCAGGTGCCGCGGGTGGCCCGCAACACCGGTGTGGCCCCCGATCGGGTGGCGGAACTGGTCCGCGAGCACACCGGCGGGGTCATCCCGGGGGTGAATGTGCTGCAACTCAACCTCGCCGTGCAGCAGGTCACCGGCCGGTGA
- the kdpB gene encoding potassium-transporting ATPase subunit KdpB, translated as MSRKVGTGVFSPRQLLTSLPDALRKLHPRHQLRNPVMFVVWAGSVLVTAFAAVEPSVFTVLIAVWLWFTVLFANLAEAVAEGRGKAQAESLRRTKKETVARRLTADGSEEEVPGAELRVGDLVVVEAGGVIPGDGDVVEGIATVDESAITGESAPAIRESGGDRSAVTGGTTVLSDRIVVKITTRPGESFVDRMIALVEGASRQKTPNEIALTILLSTLTIIFLLAVVALQPMAAYSGSEQSVVVLTALLVCLIPTTIGALLSAIGIAGMDRLVQRNVLATSGRAVEAAGDVSTLLLDKTGTITFGNRKATELIPVGESTVDELAAVARLSSLADGTPEGRSIVELTGSAEPTEAERLAEFVPFTAQTRMSGLNLGDREIRKGAAGAVRAWVRERGGEMPDKTERIVEEVSQQGGTPLVVAECVNGRKAVVRGVIRLSDVVKPGMRERFEELRSMGIRTVMITGDNPLTAKAIAADAGVDDYLAEAKPEDKMALIHREQEGGRLVAMTGDGTNDAPALAASDVGVAMNTGTSAAKEAGNMVDLDSDPTKLIEIVGIGKQLLITRGALTTFSVANDLAKYFAILPAMFLAIYPQLGGLNIMGLATPASAILSAVIFNALVIVALIPLALRGVRYRPSSAAALLRRNLLIYGVGGVLTPFAGIWLIDQLVRLIPGIG; from the coding sequence ATGAGCCGAAAAGTGGGTACGGGCGTGTTCAGCCCGCGGCAGCTGCTGACCTCGCTGCCCGACGCCCTGCGCAAGCTGCACCCGCGGCACCAGCTGCGGAACCCGGTGATGTTCGTGGTCTGGGCGGGGTCGGTGCTGGTCACCGCCTTCGCGGCGGTCGAGCCGAGCGTGTTCACCGTGTTGATCGCGGTCTGGCTGTGGTTCACCGTGTTGTTCGCGAACCTGGCCGAGGCGGTGGCCGAGGGCCGCGGCAAGGCGCAGGCGGAATCCCTGCGGCGCACCAAGAAGGAGACCGTGGCCCGGCGGCTGACCGCCGACGGGTCCGAGGAGGAGGTGCCGGGCGCCGAACTGCGCGTCGGTGACCTGGTGGTGGTCGAGGCCGGTGGGGTGATCCCCGGTGACGGCGACGTGGTCGAAGGCATCGCCACGGTCGACGAATCGGCCATCACCGGCGAGTCGGCCCCGGCGATCCGGGAGTCCGGCGGCGACCGCTCGGCGGTCACCGGCGGCACCACCGTGCTGTCGGACCGGATCGTCGTGAAGATCACCACCAGGCCCGGTGAGTCCTTTGTGGACCGTATGATCGCGTTGGTGGAAGGGGCTTCGCGGCAGAAGACGCCGAACGAGATCGCGCTGACCATCCTGCTGTCCACGCTGACCATCATCTTCCTGCTCGCGGTGGTCGCGCTGCAGCCGATGGCGGCGTACTCCGGCAGCGAGCAGTCCGTGGTGGTGCTCACCGCGCTGCTGGTCTGCCTGATCCCGACCACCATCGGCGCACTGCTCTCGGCGATCGGCATCGCCGGCATGGACCGGCTCGTCCAGCGCAACGTGCTGGCCACGTCGGGCCGCGCGGTCGAGGCGGCCGGCGACGTGTCCACCCTGCTGCTGGACAAGACCGGCACGATCACCTTCGGCAACCGCAAGGCCACCGAGCTGATCCCGGTCGGGGAGTCCACAGTGGACGAGCTGGCCGCGGTGGCCAGGCTGTCCAGCCTCGCCGACGGCACCCCGGAAGGCCGCAGCATCGTGGAGCTGACCGGGTCCGCCGAGCCCACCGAGGCGGAGCGGCTGGCCGAGTTCGTGCCGTTCACCGCGCAGACCCGGATGAGCGGGCTGAACCTCGGCGACCGCGAGATCCGCAAGGGCGCGGCCGGTGCGGTGCGCGCGTGGGTGCGTGAACGCGGTGGCGAGATGCCGGACAAGACCGAGCGGATCGTCGAGGAGGTGAGTCAGCAGGGCGGCACGCCGCTGGTGGTCGCCGAATGCGTCAACGGGCGGAAAGCCGTGGTGCGCGGGGTGATCCGGCTGTCCGATGTGGTCAAGCCGGGCATGCGGGAGCGGTTCGAGGAACTGCGCTCGATGGGCATCCGGACGGTGATGATCACCGGGGACAACCCGCTGACCGCCAAGGCCATCGCCGCCGACGCCGGGGTGGACGACTACCTCGCCGAGGCCAAGCCCGAGGACAAGATGGCGCTGATCCACCGCGAGCAGGAGGGCGGTCGGCTGGTCGCGATGACCGGCGACGGCACCAACGACGCGCCCGCGCTGGCCGCCTCCGACGTCGGTGTCGCGATGAACACCGGCACGTCGGCCGCCAAGGAGGCCGGCAACATGGTCGACCTCGACTCGGACCCGACCAAGCTGATCGAGATCGTCGGCATCGGCAAGCAGCTGCTGATCACCAGGGGCGCGCTGACCACCTTCAGCGTGGCGAACGACCTGGCGAAGTACTTCGCCATCCTGCCTGCCATGTTCCTGGCGATCTACCCGCAGCTCGGCGGGCTGAACATCATGGGGCTGGCCACCCCGGCCTCGGCGATCCTGTCCGCGGTGATCTTCAACGCGCTGGTCATCGTGGCGCTGATCCCGCTGGCCCTGCGCGGGGTGCGGTACCGGCCGTCCAGCGCGGCCGCGCTGCTGCGGCGGAACCTGCTGATCTACGGCGTCGGCGGGGTGCTCACCCCGTTCGCCGGGATCTGGCTGATCGACCAGCTTGTCCGACTGATTCCCGGAATCGGGTGA
- the kdpA gene encoding potassium-transporting ATPase subunit KdpA, whose product MSDTTAGLLQTGLLLVALAVAYKPLGDYIARVYSSEKHLKGELFIYRLVRVNPGSQQRWSTYALGVLAFSLVSVLFLYLLQRLQPLLPWDLGRGSVDPGTAFNTAVSFVTNTNWQSYVPESVLGHGVQMFGLTVQNFLSGAVGMAVAVALIRGFVRSKTDRLGNFWVDLTRGTVRILLPIAFVFAIVLVALGVVQSLSAGVSVTGPDGSTSTIPLAPAASQEAIKELGTNGGGIFNANSAHPFENPNSWTNLIEIFLLLVIPVSMPRAFGRLVGSHKQGYVLLSVMGALWAAMLTVSWLGENHPNGPAALLAGAAMEGKEQRFGLSLSALFATSTTGTSTGAVNSTHDSFTGLGGGVPLLNMLFGEVSPGGVGTGLYGILVMAIIAMFLAGLMVGRTPEFLGKKLSRREVTCAAVAMLAMPAVVLLGTGAALMLPDTTSAMTNSGPHGLSEVLYAYASTGNNNGSAFGGLTVTSDWFQSSLGVAMLLGRFVPILAVLCLAGSLAAQPKVPVTAGTLPTTGPLFGSLLGGTVVLVAALTFVPALALGPIAEALA is encoded by the coding sequence ATGTCCGACACCACGGCCGGTCTGCTGCAGACCGGCCTGCTCCTGGTCGCGCTGGCGGTGGCGTACAAACCGCTGGGCGACTACATCGCCAGGGTGTATTCGAGTGAGAAGCACCTGAAGGGCGAACTGTTCATCTACCGCCTGGTCCGGGTGAACCCCGGTTCCCAGCAGCGGTGGAGCACCTACGCACTCGGCGTGCTGGCGTTCTCGCTGGTTTCGGTGCTGTTCCTGTACCTGCTCCAGCGGTTGCAGCCGCTGCTGCCGTGGGACCTCGGGCGGGGCTCGGTCGATCCCGGCACCGCCTTCAACACCGCGGTCAGCTTTGTCACCAACACCAACTGGCAGTCCTACGTGCCGGAGTCGGTGCTGGGGCACGGGGTGCAGATGTTCGGGCTGACCGTGCAGAACTTCCTGTCCGGCGCGGTCGGCATGGCGGTCGCGGTGGCGCTGATCCGCGGGTTCGTGCGGTCGAAGACCGACCGCCTCGGCAACTTCTGGGTGGACCTGACCCGCGGCACCGTGCGCATCCTGCTGCCGATCGCCTTCGTCTTCGCCATCGTGCTGGTCGCGCTCGGCGTGGTGCAGAGCCTGTCCGCGGGGGTCTCGGTGACCGGTCCCGACGGCTCCACCTCGACCATTCCGCTGGCGCCCGCCGCCAGCCAGGAGGCGATCAAGGAACTGGGCACCAACGGCGGCGGCATCTTCAACGCCAACTCCGCGCACCCGTTCGAGAACCCGAACTCCTGGACCAACCTGATCGAGATCTTCCTGCTGCTGGTCATCCCGGTGTCCATGCCCCGGGCGTTCGGCAGGCTGGTCGGCAGCCACAAGCAGGGGTACGTGCTGCTGTCGGTGATGGGCGCGCTGTGGGCGGCCATGCTGACCGTGTCGTGGCTGGGTGAGAACCACCCGAACGGCCCGGCGGCGCTGCTGGCCGGTGCCGCCATGGAGGGCAAGGAACAGCGGTTCGGGCTGAGCCTGTCCGCGTTGTTCGCCACCAGCACCACCGGCACCTCGACCGGCGCGGTGAACTCGACGCACGACAGCTTCACCGGGCTCGGCGGCGGGGTTCCGCTGCTGAACATGCTCTTCGGCGAGGTTTCGCCGGGCGGCGTGGGCACCGGGCTCTACGGCATCCTGGTGATGGCGATCATCGCGATGTTCCTGGCCGGGTTGATGGTCGGCCGCACCCCGGAGTTCCTCGGCAAGAAGCTCAGCCGCCGCGAGGTCACCTGCGCGGCGGTGGCGATGCTGGCCATGCCCGCGGTGGTGCTGCTCGGCACCGGCGCGGCGCTGATGCTGCCGGACACCACGAGCGCGATGACCAACAGCGGCCCGCACGGGCTGTCCGAGGTGCTCTACGCCTACGCCTCCACCGGCAACAACAACGGCAGCGCGTTCGGCGGGCTGACCGTGACCAGCGACTGGTTCCAGTCCTCGCTCGGCGTGGCCATGCTGCTCGGCCGGTTCGTCCCCATCCTGGCGGTGCTGTGCCTGGCCGGCTCGCTCGCCGCGCAGCCGAAGGTACCGGTGACCGCGGGCACGCTGCCCACCACCGGCCCGCTGTTCGGCTCGCTGCTCGGCGGCACGGTGGTGCTGGTCGCGGCGCTGACCTTCGTCCCGGCACTCGCCCTCGGTCCCATCGCGGAGGCACTGGCATGA
- the kdpF gene encoding K(+)-transporting ATPase subunit F, whose amino-acid sequence MSGAGVVANAVGGVLALGLLVYLFAALIRPEKF is encoded by the coding sequence GTGAGCGGCGCGGGTGTGGTGGCCAACGCCGTCGGCGGCGTGCTGGCGCTGGGGCTGCTCGTCTACCTGTTCGCCGCCTTGATCAGGCCGGAGAAATTCTGA
- the asnB gene encoding asparagine synthase (glutamine-hydrolyzing), protein MCGITGWISYESDLRTRGEVVDAMTATMSCRGPDDSGTWLGTHAALGHRRLAIIDLPGGRQPMTERTPSGDVVLVYSGEAYNFAELREELAAKGHRFTTSSDTEVVLHAYLEWGQGVPEHLNGMYAFAVWDERTRELLLVRDRMGIKPLYYYPTRDGVLFGSEPKAILANPAARREVDYDGLRGLLAFTKTPGWSLWKGMHEVEPGSTVTVSESGIRSRTYWKLTATEHTDSRDETVAKVRELMTDIVHRQLVADVPRCVLLSGGLDSSAVTGLAAPYVANEGEQLRTFSVDFTGQEENFQPDRIRATPDSPYIRDVANLVGSAHQNVVLDSAALSDPEVRRAVVRARDMPGGMGDMDTSLYLLFKAIREQSTVALSGESADEVFGGYLWFHDQAARDADTFPWLAFRELTGGRTAMLRREVTDGLALDDYIGDQYRTAVAQVDHLDGESGLERRMRTICHLHLTRFVRMLLDRKDRASMAVGLEVRVPFCDHRLVEYVYNTPWSLKTFDGREKSLLRHATKHVLPESVVSRVKSPYPSTQDPHYAEALQKQARELVADRDAAVFGLADREWVTKAAELDSAEVTDEVRQGLDRVLELQTWFEEYTPSLTLG, encoded by the coding sequence ATGTGCGGTATCACCGGCTGGATCTCCTACGAATCGGACCTGCGCACCAGAGGCGAGGTGGTGGACGCGATGACGGCCACCATGTCCTGCCGCGGCCCGGACGACTCCGGCACCTGGCTGGGCACGCACGCCGCGCTCGGCCACCGGCGGCTGGCGATCATCGACCTGCCCGGCGGGCGCCAGCCGATGACCGAGCGCACGCCGTCCGGCGACGTGGTGCTGGTCTACAGCGGTGAGGCGTACAACTTCGCCGAACTGCGCGAGGAACTCGCGGCCAAGGGCCACCGGTTCACCACCAGCAGCGACACCGAGGTCGTGCTGCACGCCTACCTGGAATGGGGTCAGGGCGTGCCCGAGCACCTGAACGGGATGTACGCCTTCGCCGTCTGGGACGAGCGCACGCGCGAACTGCTGCTGGTGCGCGACCGGATGGGCATCAAGCCGCTGTACTACTACCCCACCCGCGACGGCGTGCTGTTCGGCTCGGAGCCGAAGGCGATCCTGGCGAATCCGGCGGCCAGGCGCGAGGTCGACTACGACGGCCTGCGCGGGCTGCTGGCGTTCACCAAAACACCCGGCTGGTCGCTGTGGAAGGGCATGCACGAGGTCGAGCCGGGTTCGACGGTGACCGTCAGCGAATCGGGCATCCGCAGCCGCACCTACTGGAAGCTGACCGCGACCGAGCACACGGATTCGCGGGACGAGACCGTGGCGAAGGTCCGCGAGCTGATGACCGACATCGTGCACCGGCAGCTGGTCGCCGACGTGCCGCGCTGCGTGCTGCTCTCCGGCGGCCTCGACTCCAGCGCGGTCACCGGGCTCGCGGCGCCGTACGTGGCGAACGAAGGCGAGCAGTTGCGCACCTTTTCGGTGGATTTCACCGGGCAGGAGGAGAACTTCCAGCCCGACCGCATCCGCGCCACGCCCGACTCACCGTACATCCGCGACGTGGCGAACCTGGTCGGCTCGGCGCACCAGAACGTGGTGCTGGACTCGGCCGCGCTGAGCGATCCCGAAGTGCGGCGCGCGGTGGTCAGGGCACGCGACATGCCCGGCGGCATGGGCGACATGGACACTTCGCTGTACCTGTTGTTCAAGGCGATCCGCGAGCAGTCGACGGTGGCGCTGTCGGGTGAATCGGCCGACGAGGTGTTCGGCGGTTACCTGTGGTTCCACGACCAGGCCGCCCGCGACGCCGACACCTTCCCGTGGCTGGCGTTCCGCGAGCTGACCGGCGGCCGGACCGCGATGCTGCGCCGGGAGGTCACCGACGGGCTGGCTCTGGACGACTACATCGGCGACCAGTACCGCACGGCGGTCGCGCAGGTGGACCACCTCGACGGGGAAAGCGGGCTGGAACGGCGGATGCGCACGATCTGCCACCTGCACCTGACGCGGTTCGTGCGCATGCTGCTCGACCGCAAGGACCGCGCGTCGATGGCGGTCGGTCTCGAGGTGCGCGTGCCGTTCTGCGACCATCGGCTGGTCGAATACGTCTACAACACGCCGTGGTCGCTGAAGACCTTCGACGGCAGGGAGAAGAGCCTGCTGCGGCACGCGACGAAGCACGTGCTGCCGGAGTCGGTGGTTTCGCGGGTGAAGAGCCCGTACCCGTCGACGCAGGACCCGCACTACGCGGAAGCGCTGCAGAAGCAGGCACGGGAACTGGTCGCCGACCGCGACGCCGCGGTGTTCGGGCTCGCGGACCGGGAATGGGTGACGAAGGCGGCGGAGTTGGACTCGGCGGAGGTCACCGACGAGGTGCGCCAAGGGCTCGACCGGGTGCTCGAACTGCAGACGTGGTTCGAGGAATACACCCCAAGCCTTACGCTCGGCTAA